In the Solibacillus sp. FSL K6-1523 genome, one interval contains:
- a CDS encoding S-layer homology domain-containing protein, whose product MNSKKTHKLSKASVAAVLAASGVIVAMPQPTHAYGFGDLNPNADYYEPVMDLYKRNIATGDSKGNFRPNEAITRADAAKMIALSININTKKVKNPKFKDVQASHPNYKYIAALAEAGIIGGYPDNSFKPNEYITRSQMAKAISLGYRFGVSTKLTNTFQDVPATNANAYFIQTLVDLNITKGITPVAFEPSSTVTRGQMATFIWRAERADKGTPVYAIGDITGDKVYVNGVPYTIAPSLRGVFNASNKRILSGAHIEGSFTNTTLTAVSKLTLNASGTSTSLLALDGDYSTFGGELIINGSYLRLKNIDLTGRVEVAETPRKSLAKYMTNPLQNARIASINGFGFIDWGKPTEPEEEGFLNPDEDEKLTEKPKPSKRPKKQSYKTRMPKIEKYVDFSNSTVRNLYITQNRSFVSAEDTIDRITVQRDVAQYELYADANAMYIDTDVSVTVFGVNDVQYVYKNTLKNVFFHTDSYYDYLYVTTGSGFIDIGEHVYIGEAIIPPNKSVNDIFDDYENDDENIGWIEDEDGNPVERDPEEDLVVPDVTAPSILKLSVTAGGTLANVSLTADEDGTYYYIVKKTDEKPPSINEIKTGGSKFSGNGPIKQDTPVNFTVNDLETLTDYTIYVVVIDGADNVSNKESADFTTIDGQPPTLKLKKGDPMYGGKRVQFVITPTEAGTYYYYIRPKTSDAAPTVDDIISRHTGTGKATEPGDIVITEHNYGAKPNLNDIQPNTTYEIFAVMVDSSGNKMRTVSDIEIKTEGPDTDHPYVNDTGLKLVDRENGIFELTVSEKLDKKSAEDVNNYILSGTGIVNVTGQKEIKPSKVEYAENGTKIRLTIPSLTALVKGDTIRATILPGVTDLAENPFENIDTVPVQQVPRNYAEYRHEDTDIPEIKIDNVITGPTKYEVEVTTKKAGTYYYMILPDNYDFTGKDIKSRDFVDEFSLDPSIVTGKFGPVGNEDYLYKEGDKPAELGTFKFDVEKPKNLDPFTSYSIYMVLKDRSGQLSIIESKSLISDSKPPLVSNIRVESIKDNDTAVKVKLNVDEKAKFYAIPVKKYILDAAGNRVLNADYFNTDGTLKDIDGTLGSDLSDAERKASFMSINGTLKEASSDKFGEIDFDISELDAHEEYGIYIAAEDTYGNFTVRQRSNSTSTDINEPIGGMMKATFYTDGTKPFIDNDQIVYRNLDATNPTFTITYNEAIMREKDTNHSIVDATNWSTILDIADEDGNLITGNYSFVSYTVGTKTTDKSTLVIKPNSTTVANQTFTVTMKAPQENPGQPDKLIAYDYIDQNGFVLDKIGKYEWPGDVKSKIEDAVLTGINAGTPAVPASTTMRAMMYLDIDLSLNQTYYYAVTNSSKTSVDPQLVMDLVNNPDTPNNDIFAYGSGQLSANSVADKQATLNLTAPPAVGAYTPVFTKGNNFFIFTIDKYGNIVWANDESSGLKYRQISNDFNIPFQ is encoded by the coding sequence ATGAATTCGAAAAAAACGCATAAGCTATCAAAAGCATCGGTTGCAGCAGTACTAGCAGCGAGCGGTGTCATTGTAGCAATGCCACAACCAACACATGCCTATGGATTCGGTGATTTAAATCCAAATGCAGATTATTATGAGCCAGTCATGGATTTATATAAACGAAATATCGCGACAGGTGATTCAAAAGGAAACTTCCGACCAAATGAAGCGATTACACGTGCAGATGCAGCAAAAATGATTGCATTGTCGATTAATATAAATACGAAAAAAGTTAAAAATCCAAAGTTTAAGGATGTACAAGCGTCACACCCAAACTATAAGTATATCGCGGCTTTAGCAGAAGCAGGCATCATTGGCGGTTACCCAGATAACAGCTTTAAACCGAACGAATATATTACACGTAGTCAAATGGCAAAAGCTATATCGCTTGGCTATCGGTTCGGTGTGTCTACGAAGCTGACAAATACATTTCAAGATGTACCAGCAACAAATGCCAATGCCTATTTTATTCAAACACTTGTTGATTTAAATATTACAAAAGGAATAACACCGGTAGCATTTGAGCCATCTAGCACAGTAACACGCGGTCAAATGGCGACATTTATTTGGCGTGCAGAGAGAGCCGATAAAGGAACTCCGGTCTACGCGATAGGGGATATTACAGGGGATAAAGTTTATGTAAACGGTGTACCGTATACAATTGCTCCATCTTTGCGCGGAGTTTTTAATGCTTCCAACAAGCGTATTTTAAGTGGTGCACATATCGAAGGTTCTTTTACGAACACGACGCTAACAGCCGTTTCTAAACTGACACTTAATGCAAGCGGGACATCAACAAGCTTATTAGCACTTGATGGAGATTATTCAACTTTTGGTGGAGAACTGATCATTAACGGAAGTTACTTGCGCTTAAAAAATATCGATTTAACAGGGCGCGTAGAAGTAGCAGAAACACCGCGCAAATCATTAGCGAAATATATGACCAATCCATTGCAAAATGCACGAATTGCGAGCATAAATGGCTTTGGTTTTATTGATTGGGGCAAGCCGACAGAACCAGAGGAGGAAGGCTTTTTAAATCCGGATGAAGACGAAAAGCTAACGGAAAAGCCAAAACCATCAAAACGACCGAAGAAGCAGTCTTATAAAACACGTATGCCAAAGATTGAGAAATATGTAGACTTTTCAAATTCAACGGTACGCAATTTATATATTACTCAAAATCGTTCGTTTGTATCGGCAGAGGATACGATTGACCGTATAACTGTTCAGCGGGATGTCGCACAATACGAACTGTATGCAGATGCCAATGCAATGTACATCGACACGGATGTCAGTGTAACGGTATTTGGTGTGAATGATGTTCAGTATGTATATAAAAATACACTGAAAAACGTTTTTTTCCATACAGATAGTTACTATGACTATTTATATGTAACAACAGGTAGTGGTTTTATTGATATTGGTGAACATGTTTACATCGGGGAAGCCATTATACCACCTAATAAATCGGTAAATGATATTTTTGATGACTACGAAAATGATGATGAGAATATTGGCTGGATTGAAGATGAGGATGGTAACCCAGTAGAGCGTGATCCAGAAGAAGATTTGGTTGTACCAGATGTAACGGCACCAAGTATTTTAAAATTATCGGTAACAGCAGGAGGAACACTTGCGAACGTTTCATTAACAGCGGATGAAGATGGTACGTACTATTATATTGTAAAGAAAACGGACGAGAAGCCACCTTCAATTAATGAAATTAAAACAGGTGGCAGTAAATTTAGCGGTAATGGCCCGATTAAGCAAGATACACCTGTTAATTTTACGGTGAATGACTTAGAAACACTAACGGACTACACAATTTATGTCGTTGTTATTGATGGTGCAGATAACGTTTCGAATAAAGAATCTGCGGACTTCACAACGATTGATGGACAGCCACCTACATTAAAATTAAAAAAAGGCGACCCAATGTATGGCGGGAAACGTGTTCAGTTTGTCATCACACCAACTGAGGCAGGTACGTACTATTACTATATTCGACCAAAAACATCAGATGCTGCTCCAACGGTGGATGACATTATTAGCAGACATACCGGCACAGGAAAAGCAACAGAGCCTGGCGACATTGTTATAACGGAGCATAACTACGGCGCAAAGCCAAACTTAAATGATATTCAGCCGAATACAACTTACGAAATATTCGCGGTGATGGTCGATTCATCGGGTAATAAGATGCGTACGGTGTCGGATATTGAGATTAAGACAGAAGGACCGGATACAGATCATCCTTATGTAAATGATACAGGTTTGAAACTTGTCGATAGAGAGAACGGTATTTTCGAACTAACGGTAAGTGAAAAGCTAGATAAAAAATCAGCTGAAGATGTAAATAATTATATTTTATCAGGTACAGGTATTGTTAACGTAACTGGACAAAAAGAAATAAAGCCATCTAAAGTGGAATATGCAGAAAACGGAACGAAAATTCGCTTAACGATTCCTTCGCTTACAGCTTTAGTAAAAGGTGATACGATTCGTGCAACAATTTTACCAGGTGTAACGGACTTAGCAGAAAATCCGTTTGAAAATATTGATACAGTGCCAGTACAACAAGTACCACGTAACTATGCAGAATATCGTCATGAAGATACAGATATACCAGAAATTAAGATTGATAATGTAATTACTGGGCCAACTAAATATGAAGTAGAAGTAACGACGAAAAAAGCAGGAACGTACTACTACATGATTTTACCAGACAATTATGATTTCACAGGTAAAGATATTAAAAGCCGCGATTTCGTTGATGAGTTCTCGTTGGATCCATCAATCGTGACAGGTAAATTCGGACCAGTTGGTAATGAAGATTATTTATATAAAGAAGGAGATAAACCAGCTGAGCTTGGCACATTCAAATTCGATGTAGAAAAGCCTAAAAATCTTGATCCATTTACAAGTTATTCGATTTATATGGTATTAAAAGACCGTTCAGGCCAATTGTCGATAATTGAGAGCAAGTCATTAATTAGCGATTCAAAGCCACCGTTAGTATCAAATATTAGAGTAGAATCGATTAAAGATAATGATACAGCAGTAAAAGTAAAATTAAATGTCGATGAGAAAGCGAAATTCTATGCTATTCCTGTGAAAAAGTATATTTTAGATGCAGCAGGTAATCGAGTGCTTAATGCAGACTACTTTAATACAGATGGCACGCTGAAAGACATTGATGGTACGTTGGGTTCGGACTTATCAGATGCAGAGCGTAAAGCAAGCTTTATGAGCATTAATGGTACATTAAAAGAAGCAAGCTCAGATAAATTTGGCGAAATTGATTTTGATATTTCTGAGTTAGATGCACATGAAGAATACGGTATTTACATTGCAGCAGAGGATACGTATGGTAACTTTACAGTAAGACAACGTAGCAATTCGACCTCTACGGATATTAATGAACCAATTGGCGGAATGATGAAAGCAACATTCTATACGGATGGGACGAAGCCGTTTATTGATAATGATCAAATTGTTTATAGAAACTTAGATGCAACAAATCCGACATTTACGATTACTTATAATGAAGCAATTATGCGTGAAAAAGATACTAATCACTCTATTGTAGATGCTACAAATTGGTCGACTATATTAGATATTGCCGATGAAGATGGAAATTTAATTACGGGTAACTATAGTTTTGTAAGTTATACAGTTGGTACAAAAACTACTGACAAATCGACATTAGTTATTAAGCCAAATAGTACAACTGTTGCGAATCAAACATTTACTGTGACGATGAAAGCACCACAAGAAAATCCAGGACAGCCAGATAAGTTAATTGCATATGACTATATAGATCAAAATGGATTTGTTTTAGATAAGATTGGGAAGTATGAGTGGCCAGGCGATGTTAAGAGTAAGATTGAAGATGCCGTTCTTACAGGCATAAATGCTGGTACACCTGCAGTACCTGCTTCAACAACAATGCGTGCAATGATGTATCTTGATATCGATTTATCATTAAATCAAACATATTACTATGCAGTTACAAATAGTTCAAAAACATCAGTTGACCCACAACTTGTGATGGACTTGGTAAATAATCCGGATACACCGAACAATGATATTTTTGCATATGGATCAGGACAGCTTTCAGCTAATAGCGTAGCCGATAAACAAGCTACACTTAACTTAACGGCCCCACCTGCAGTTGGGGCGTATACACCAGTATTTACAAAAGGAAATAACTTCTTTATCTTTACAATTGATAAATACGGGAACATTGTATGGGCAAATGATGAGAGTAGTGGGCTGAAATATCGTCAGATCAGCAATGACTTTAATATACCGTTTCAATAA
- a CDS encoding OsmC family protein, producing the protein MSTLTVKAKTTLKENVLVEAEARGHKIIIDEPANLGGTDKGMNPVELLLSALGACQSIVARIYAKKFEIDLQDFWVEVEGDIDTDGFLGKSDVRPGFESIRYTFHIETTASEEKIEAYKEYIEAHCPVGDTIANTVNLVSSKVVVENSVK; encoded by the coding sequence ATGTCTACATTAACAGTAAAGGCAAAAACTACTTTAAAAGAAAATGTATTAGTTGAAGCAGAAGCTAGAGGTCATAAAATCATTATTGATGAACCTGCAAATTTAGGTGGTACAGATAAAGGGATGAATCCAGTTGAGCTTCTTCTATCTGCTTTAGGAGCTTGCCAATCCATCGTAGCTAGAATATATGCGAAAAAGTTTGAAATCGATTTGCAAGATTTTTGGGTTGAAGTAGAAGGCGATATTGATACAGATGGATTCCTTGGTAAATCGGATGTACGACCTGGATTTGAATCCATCAGATATACATTCCATATCGAAACAACAGCTTCAGAAGAAAAAATTGAGGCATACAAAGAATATATTGAAGCACACTGCCCTGTAGGTGATACAATTGCCAATACGGTTAATCTTGTATCATCAAAAGTAGTTGTGGAGAATTCAGTTAAATAA
- a CDS encoding Fe-S-cluster redox enzyme codes for MLLSFDEQLLQVTNGQTGESLERTCLEQFSSDQIDQSSWGITLPSAQFLVDPEQAEQFCFQLIKNYWGKATLFFDATFQEAHFNVEVVHERVQQFFDNPKNSQQLFNFLQIHGEIRFEQFVEQLFSKPIEASKLKNGLDVIYVYKVNDQFLVQPIYSQQALFWEYVSAKKIYSLFLQVPLLKIERPLELMGILKQQLQHHVTVNRTASIIHKLVQQIDNVNPRSLALKQLHLLNARTHFTSGRRHFLKLRKCIDTLQANWSSGSLALNEKEKTLLSYMLFQEAIFKKEHEAIVTYGLYLIEGERLNNHAIELVVEYQDVLNSMSPQPHAIVKNYKENYLEHVFFVLIDTLVKENQFEFAIELLRNHELATCTVLFEILQSPNETQELHKIEANVQQDIAILVDGSTQLIRESLKTWQEQYLERKGPYIQIAEMTSMHVCNILKILFHEEQDILLEKLLSVYKKYLVIPQHLNKLRQFIEQRMTVKM; via the coding sequence TTGTTGCTATCATTTGATGAGCAGCTACTTCAAGTAACCAACGGACAAACAGGGGAAAGCTTAGAACGAACATGTCTAGAGCAATTCTCATCTGACCAAATAGATCAAAGTAGTTGGGGCATCACATTGCCGAGTGCGCAATTTTTGGTTGATCCAGAACAAGCAGAGCAATTTTGTTTTCAATTGATCAAAAATTATTGGGGAAAAGCAACGTTGTTTTTTGATGCTACTTTTCAGGAAGCACATTTCAATGTTGAAGTGGTACATGAGCGGGTGCAACAATTTTTTGATAACCCAAAAAATAGCCAGCAATTATTTAACTTTTTACAAATTCACGGAGAAATACGCTTTGAACAATTTGTCGAACAGCTCTTTTCAAAACCGATTGAGGCGTCAAAATTAAAAAATGGGCTCGATGTTATTTATGTGTACAAAGTGAATGATCAATTTCTTGTGCAACCTATTTATTCGCAGCAAGCTCTATTTTGGGAGTATGTTTCGGCAAAGAAGATTTATTCATTGTTTTTGCAAGTGCCTTTACTAAAAATAGAGCGCCCTCTAGAATTGATGGGAATTTTAAAACAACAGCTTCAACATCATGTAACCGTGAATCGAACAGCATCAATTATTCATAAATTAGTTCAGCAAATTGATAATGTAAATCCTCGTTCCCTTGCGTTAAAACAGCTTCACCTGTTAAATGCGAGAACCCATTTTACAAGTGGAAGACGCCATTTTTTAAAGTTGAGAAAATGTATTGATACTTTGCAAGCGAATTGGTCAAGTGGGAGTTTAGCGCTGAATGAAAAGGAAAAAACGCTTTTATCCTACATGCTTTTTCAAGAGGCTATTTTTAAAAAGGAGCATGAAGCGATTGTTACATACGGGCTTTATTTAATTGAAGGAGAACGATTAAATAATCATGCAATTGAGTTGGTCGTGGAATATCAGGATGTGCTAAACAGTATGAGCCCGCAACCACATGCGATAGTGAAAAATTATAAAGAGAACTATTTAGAGCATGTATTTTTTGTGCTCATTGATACCTTAGTAAAGGAAAACCAGTTTGAATTTGCGATTGAGCTACTTCGAAATCACGAATTAGCTACATGCACAGTGCTTTTTGAAATACTTCAATCACCAAATGAAACGCAGGAACTACATAAAATTGAAGCCAATGTTCAGCAAGATATTGCGATTCTAGTAGATGGATCAACGCAGCTCATAAGGGAATCGTTAAAAACATGGCAAGAACAATATTTAGAACGAAAAGGACCTTACATACAAATTGCAGAAATGACCTCCATGCACGTATGTAATATACTGAAAATATTATTTCATGAAGAACAGGATATTTTATTAGAAAAACTATTAAGCGTGTATAAAAAGTATTTAGTCATACCTCAGCACTTAAATAAGTTACGACAGTTTATTGAGCAACGAATGACCGTGAAAATGTAA
- a CDS encoding CaiB/BaiF CoA transferase family protein yields the protein MTILNGLKVLDFCSLFSGPFATMMFADLGADVIHIESERRVDLMRIMPPYDEEQESYIHQHLNRSKRSLSLNLKTPEAIAIVKKLINDYDIVIEGFRPGVMKRLGIDYETLRAINPRIIYCSITGYGQTGPFANRPGHDNNYLSVAGVLDHSRLKDKKPIAMGIQIADMAGGAMHAAVGVLAAALHREKTGEGKFIDVSMTDAMFAMNAVYGAQYFGSGRRPQPEEEILNGGTFYDYYRTKDGRYFSVGSLEPQFRKLLCEALGIPELIDSKFKDSAYTQKRFKDAVSDAFCTKTFDQWLDIFNEDFQGCVEPVLAFDEACEHPQIQARDMLVDVPKLDGTVQRQIGTVLKFDGIEPNYQFVGTKIGAHTEEILEQYGYSAQQIEQLENNGVLK from the coding sequence ATGACAATTTTAAACGGATTAAAAGTTCTTGATTTTTGTTCGCTTTTTTCAGGACCATTTGCAACAATGATGTTTGCTGACTTAGGAGCAGATGTCATTCATATTGAATCAGAACGCCGCGTTGATTTAATGCGGATTATGCCACCATATGATGAGGAGCAGGAATCTTATATTCATCAACACTTAAATCGTTCGAAGCGTTCTCTTTCGCTCAATTTAAAAACACCCGAGGCAATTGCTATTGTAAAAAAATTAATTAATGATTACGACATTGTCATTGAAGGATTCCGTCCAGGTGTGATGAAACGGCTTGGCATTGATTATGAAACGTTGCGAGCCATCAATCCGCGCATTATTTACTGTTCCATTACTGGCTATGGACAAACAGGACCGTTCGCCAATCGTCCAGGTCATGACAATAACTATTTATCGGTTGCGGGAGTGCTCGATCATTCACGTTTGAAAGATAAAAAACCAATTGCTATGGGGATTCAAATTGCCGATATGGCGGGTGGAGCTATGCATGCAGCAGTAGGGGTGCTGGCTGCCGCATTACACCGCGAGAAAACAGGTGAAGGGAAATTTATCGATGTTTCGATGACGGATGCGATGTTTGCGATGAATGCCGTTTACGGAGCTCAATATTTTGGCAGCGGACGTCGACCACAGCCAGAAGAAGAAATTTTAAACGGTGGAACGTTTTATGATTATTACCGCACAAAAGATGGGCGCTATTTTTCAGTCGGAAGCTTGGAGCCACAATTCCGCAAGCTCCTTTGTGAAGCACTCGGGATCCCTGAGCTAATCGATAGTAAATTTAAAGATTCGGCATATACGCAAAAACGCTTTAAAGATGCCGTTTCTGATGCTTTTTGTACGAAAACATTCGATCAGTGGCTAGATATTTTTAACGAGGATTTTCAAGGCTGTGTAGAACCAGTTTTAGCATTCGATGAAGCTTGTGAGCACCCACAAATTCAGGCGCGAGATATGCTCGTGGATGTACCGAAACTAGATGGTACAGTGCAACGCCAAATTGGAACCGTTTTAAAATTTGATGGGATTGAACCAAATTATCAATTTGTCGGAACAAAAATCGGGGCACATACGGAAGAGATTTTAGAACAGTATGGGTACTCCGCTCAACAAATCGAGCAACTTGAAAATAACGGGGTGCTAAAATAA
- a CDS encoding CAP-associated domain-containing protein: protein MKRTSSMMGIIIPILFSATLIIASAKESDEWDSFSDVAVNKKWTITFNKSIAADSVKHNVYIQDQKANKIAIQSTVSDNKLTITPTSNLQYDTNYKVVVTNNLNTTAGKSMNQGVIIPFKTVANNDASPASTAVKSFPTEYDFTWDMPTSNYKQFNLVGTKNGQSVAGYETTEGQSAFDIQVGSSRDTVIAKYGEPLKQIKKNLTNYTQTYIDKYDNETSGTYLIDNHYVTFFYDAHKQNKVRSITWVDARSEMSKPGFFATPSDELREGFEHLMVELINQARVAEGLQPLTYTPGFNGVARKHSASMANNNFFGHVDLAGGRGGDRMKNGGVSYSWWGENLAYGQYSAIYAHEALMNSLGHRENILRKEFTHIFVGVEFNNKNQPYFTMNFYSI, encoded by the coding sequence TTGAAAAGAACAAGTTCAATGATGGGGATCATCATTCCAATATTATTTAGTGCTACATTAATCATCGCGAGTGCAAAAGAATCAGATGAATGGGATTCTTTTTCAGATGTTGCGGTCAATAAAAAATGGACAATTACATTTAATAAATCTATTGCAGCAGATTCTGTTAAGCACAATGTTTATATACAAGATCAAAAGGCAAATAAAATTGCGATTCAATCCACTGTTTCTGATAATAAATTAACCATTACACCAACTTCAAACTTACAGTACGACACAAACTATAAGGTAGTTGTCACAAACAATTTAAATACAACCGCTGGAAAATCAATGAACCAAGGTGTCATTATTCCATTTAAAACGGTCGCAAATAATGATGCGTCTCCTGCTAGTACTGCAGTCAAATCATTCCCTACTGAATACGACTTCACTTGGGACATGCCCACTTCGAACTATAAACAATTTAACTTAGTAGGTACAAAAAATGGACAATCCGTTGCTGGCTATGAAACAACTGAAGGACAATCTGCATTTGATATTCAAGTAGGTAGCTCACGTGATACTGTGATAGCCAAATACGGAGAGCCACTAAAGCAAATTAAAAAAAACTTAACAAACTACACACAAACTTATATTGATAAATATGACAACGAAACAAGTGGCACGTACTTAATAGACAACCATTACGTGACATTTTTTTATGATGCACATAAACAAAATAAAGTGCGTTCGATTACATGGGTGGACGCCCGTTCCGAAATGTCGAAACCTGGATTTTTTGCAACTCCTTCAGACGAATTACGTGAAGGCTTTGAACACTTAATGGTAGAGCTTATCAATCAAGCACGCGTCGCAGAAGGTTTACAGCCACTGACTTACACGCCTGGATTTAATGGTGTCGCGCGTAAGCATAGTGCAAGCATGGCCAATAATAACTTCTTCGGTCACGTAGATTTAGCTGGCGGACGTGGTGGCGATCGTATGAAAAATGGCGGTGTCTCTTATTCTTGGTGGGGCGAAAATTTAGCATACGGTCAATATAGCGCCATTTATGCACATGAGGCATTAATGAATTCCCTCGGGCACCGTGAAAATATTTTACGCAAAGAATTCACGCATATTTTCGTAGGAGTCGAATTTAATAATAAAAACCAGCCCTACTTCACGATGAATTTCTATTCGATTTAA
- a CDS encoding S-layer homology domain-containing protein, with protein sequence MINKKFLQAAVPVAVLATVAVVPGDIVYANGIDVTASVTMKDFTNLELSVNNPKERQIESIEINKEGIFADFGLDADKVRVGDVQNGHSVDFSKARAIRTVNGKPATVMHYNNQESIVITSEYLDNIMITTKIEVPFVDVAKTSGYYDELTEAYNYALVGGTAADKYSPDKTITRGEFSAIIARALEIGSFEPVDYYTMEDLRGKWYHQEVQFLTDRAIITGYSTGNFGGEDEITREQAASVITRALANIGGDINFYNKLRVKDIYEVSDYARDSVQFLVEQRIIEEDGKFRPKDKLTRSEMVELLVPALKTSRKY encoded by the coding sequence ATGATTAACAAGAAATTTCTACAAGCAGCAGTTCCAGTAGCGGTATTAGCAACGGTGGCAGTAGTACCTGGAGATATAGTATATGCAAATGGAATTGATGTGACAGCGAGCGTAACGATGAAGGATTTCACAAATCTAGAACTTAGCGTAAACAATCCTAAGGAACGACAGATTGAGAGTATAGAAATTAATAAAGAAGGGATTTTCGCGGACTTTGGTTTAGATGCAGACAAGGTAAGAGTCGGTGATGTGCAGAATGGACATAGTGTTGATTTTTCAAAGGCGCGTGCTATCCGTACAGTGAATGGAAAACCAGCGACAGTTATGCACTACAATAATCAAGAGTCTATCGTTATTACTTCAGAGTATTTAGATAATATTATGATTACTACTAAAATCGAAGTACCTTTTGTAGATGTAGCCAAAACGAGCGGATATTACGATGAACTAACTGAAGCGTATAACTATGCATTAGTTGGGGGAACTGCTGCAGATAAATACTCTCCAGATAAAACGATTACACGGGGGGAATTCTCTGCTATAATTGCGCGCGCCCTAGAGATTGGAAGTTTTGAACCTGTTGATTATTATACTATGGAGGATCTTCGCGGAAAATGGTACCACCAAGAAGTGCAATTCTTAACGGATCGAGCAATCATTACTGGATACTCTACTGGTAACTTTGGAGGAGAAGATGAAATAACTCGTGAACAAGCGGCCTCAGTTATTACGCGAGCTTTAGCTAATATTGGAGGTGACATTAACTTTTATAATAAATTAAGAGTTAAAGATATTTATGAAGTGAGTGATTATGCTAGGGATTCGGTGCAATTTTTAGTAGAGCAAAGAATTATTGAAGAGGATGGGAAATTCCGCCCTAAGGATAAATTAACTAGATCTGAAATGGTGGAACTTTTAGTACCGGCATTAAAAACAAGTCGTAAGTACTAG